A region of Polyodon spathula isolate WHYD16114869_AA chromosome 4, ASM1765450v1, whole genome shotgun sequence DNA encodes the following proteins:
- the LOC121314250 gene encoding protein transport protein Sec61 subunit gamma — MDQVMQFVEPSRQFVKDSIRLVKRCTKPDRKEFQKIAMATAIGFAIMGFIGFFVKLIHIPINNIIVGG; from the exons ATGGACCAGGTTATGCAGTTCGTTGAACCCAGTCGTCAGTTTGTGAAGGACTCTATTAGACTTGTCAAAAGGTGTACAAAGCCAGACCGAAAAG AATTTCAGAAGATTGCCATGGCAACAGCAATTGGTTTTGCAATTATGGGATTCATTGGCTTTTTCGTGAAACTTATCCACATCCCCATCAACAACATAATTGT tggtgGTTAA